A portion of the Heliangelus exortis chromosome 28, bHelExo1.hap1, whole genome shotgun sequence genome contains these proteins:
- the LOC139788192 gene encoding zinc finger protein 414-like isoform X1, with the protein MKTEKDEAVPTFSLGGKYTREGAGCSEVALPGVPMPVSGGTPAQDLRPLKRRTVPGKHYQCSSYGCKLTFPSMQELMDHLKVHYRPTQSLEGKTFQCPTLGCTETFPSMQDLMAHMKVHYKPNRYFKCENCLLRFRTHRSLFKHLHVCSDSAGSPPPPPKTDKPTPPATSTLEKDPPAKPPEGLPKLPRVIRSPENEAILPGVDTAPLAPAGLPELPGSLPLVSPAPHPFPLLEPNLFGPSSLTRFSGPPPSSVPGPFLSYVHPSPYGLAQPPAQHRLRPYLPGHGPPISNAVWKKSQGVSVSPLLPCFGSGVTPGHPSNSRIVWEHTRGRYTCTQCPFSTASREEMTLHIEDHRKNPPQPPRLDTDVDFGVGLASFHTKLTPEMENSLYSQL; encoded by the exons ATGAAGACAGAGAAGGACGAGGCTGTGCCCACCTTCTCCTTGGGGGGTAAATACACCAGAGAGGGGGCAG GTTGCAGTGAAGTGGCTCTGCCTGGTGTCCCAATGCCAGTGAGCGGAGGGACCCCAGCCCAGGACCTGCGGCCGCTGAAGCGCAGAACTGTCCCAG GGAAACACTACCAGTGTTCAAGCTACGGCTGCAAACTGACCTTCCCCAGCATGCAGGAGCTGATGGACCACCTGAAGGTCCACTACAGACCCACGCAGTCCCTCGAGG GCAAAACCTTCCAGTGCCCCACACTGGGCTGCACAGAGACCTTCCCCAGCATGCAGGACCTCATGGCCCACATGAAGGTTCACTACAAACCAAACCGCTACTTCAA GTGTGAGAACTGCCTGCTGCGTTTCCGGACACACCGCTCCCTCTTCAAACACCTCCACGTCTGCTCCGACAGTGCCGGCagcccccccccacctcccaaaACCGACAAGCCCACCCCGCCTGCTACCTCCACCCTGGAGAAAGACCCCCCGGCCAAGCCACCCGAGGGGTTGCCCAAACTCCCGAGGGTTATCCGCTCCCCGGAGAACGAAGCCATCCTCCCTGGTGTGGACACTGCCCCGCTGGCCCCCGCCGGCCTCCCCGAGCTGCCGGGCTCGCTGCCGCTGGTCTCGCCGgccccccaccccttccctctgctggaGCCCAACCTTTTCGGGCCATCGTCCTTGACTCGGTTCTCCGGGCCGCCCCCCTCCTCGGTTCCAGGGCCGTTCCTCTCCTACGTGCACCCTTCACCCTATGGCTTGGCCCAGCCCCCGGCTCAGCACCGCCTGCGGCCCTACCTGCCGGGCCACGGCCCCCCCATCTCCAACGCCGTCTGGAAGAAAAGCCAAG GTGTGAGTGTCAGCCCACTCCTCCCATGCTTTGGCTCAGGAGTGACTCCAG GGCACCCCTCCAACAGCCGCATCGTGTGGGAGCACACACGGGGCCGCTACACCTGCACGCAGTGCCCCTTCTCCACGGCCTCCCGGGAGGAGATGACCCTGCACATCGAGGACCACCGCAAGAaccccccgcagcccccccgcCTCGACACGGATGTGG ATTTCGGGGTGGGCCTCGCCTCCTTCCACACGAAGCTGACGCCGGAGATGGAGAATTCCCTGTACTCCCAGCTCTGA
- the LOC139788192 gene encoding zinc finger protein 414-like isoform X2 yields MKTEKDEAVPTFSLGGKYTREGAGCSEVALPGVPMPVSGGTPAQDLRPLKRRTVPGKHYQCSSYGCKLTFPSMQELMDHLKVHYRPTQSLEGKTFQCPTLGCTETFPSMQDLMAHMKVHYKPNRYFKCENCLLRFRTHRSLFKHLHVCSDSAGSPPPPPKTDKPTPPATSTLEKDPPAKPPEGLPKLPRVIRSPENEAILPGVDTAPLAPAGLPELPGSLPLVSPAPHPFPLLEPNLFGPSSLTRFSGPPPSSVPGPFLSYVHPSPYGLAQPPAQHRLRPYLPGHGPPISNAVWKKSQGHPSNSRIVWEHTRGRYTCTQCPFSTASREEMTLHIEDHRKNPPQPPRLDTDVDFGVGLASFHTKLTPEMENSLYSQL; encoded by the exons ATGAAGACAGAGAAGGACGAGGCTGTGCCCACCTTCTCCTTGGGGGGTAAATACACCAGAGAGGGGGCAG GTTGCAGTGAAGTGGCTCTGCCTGGTGTCCCAATGCCAGTGAGCGGAGGGACCCCAGCCCAGGACCTGCGGCCGCTGAAGCGCAGAACTGTCCCAG GGAAACACTACCAGTGTTCAAGCTACGGCTGCAAACTGACCTTCCCCAGCATGCAGGAGCTGATGGACCACCTGAAGGTCCACTACAGACCCACGCAGTCCCTCGAGG GCAAAACCTTCCAGTGCCCCACACTGGGCTGCACAGAGACCTTCCCCAGCATGCAGGACCTCATGGCCCACATGAAGGTTCACTACAAACCAAACCGCTACTTCAA GTGTGAGAACTGCCTGCTGCGTTTCCGGACACACCGCTCCCTCTTCAAACACCTCCACGTCTGCTCCGACAGTGCCGGCagcccccccccacctcccaaaACCGACAAGCCCACCCCGCCTGCTACCTCCACCCTGGAGAAAGACCCCCCGGCCAAGCCACCCGAGGGGTTGCCCAAACTCCCGAGGGTTATCCGCTCCCCGGAGAACGAAGCCATCCTCCCTGGTGTGGACACTGCCCCGCTGGCCCCCGCCGGCCTCCCCGAGCTGCCGGGCTCGCTGCCGCTGGTCTCGCCGgccccccaccccttccctctgctggaGCCCAACCTTTTCGGGCCATCGTCCTTGACTCGGTTCTCCGGGCCGCCCCCCTCCTCGGTTCCAGGGCCGTTCCTCTCCTACGTGCACCCTTCACCCTATGGCTTGGCCCAGCCCCCGGCTCAGCACCGCCTGCGGCCCTACCTGCCGGGCCACGGCCCCCCCATCTCCAACGCCGTCTGGAAGAAAAGCCAAG GGCACCCCTCCAACAGCCGCATCGTGTGGGAGCACACACGGGGCCGCTACACCTGCACGCAGTGCCCCTTCTCCACGGCCTCCCGGGAGGAGATGACCCTGCACATCGAGGACCACCGCAAGAaccccccgcagcccccccgcCTCGACACGGATGTGG ATTTCGGGGTGGGCCTCGCCTCCTTCCACACGAAGCTGACGCCGGAGATGGAGAATTCCCTGTACTCCCAGCTCTGA
- the MYO1F gene encoding unconventional myosin-If isoform X1, giving the protein MGSKERFHWQSHNVKQSGVDDMVLLSKISEEAIVENLKKRFMDDYIFTYIGPVLISVNPFKQMPYFTDREIELYQGAAQYENPPHIYALADNMYRNMLIDGENQCVIISGESGAGKTVAAKYIMGYISKVSGGGEKVQHVKDIILQSNPLLEAFGNAKTVRNNNSSRFGKYFEIQFSRGGEPDGGKISNFLLEKSRVVSQNECERNFHIYYQLIEGAEQRQNLGIMSPDYYYYLNQSDTYQVEGTDDRSDFHETMNAMQVIGIRGEDQQLVLQIVAGILHLGNISFREEGNYARVENADSLAFPAYLLGIAQDRLNEKVTSRKMDSRWGGRSESITVTLNVEQAAYTRDALAKGLYTRVFDFLVESINRAIQKPHQEFNIGVLDIYGFEIFQKNGFEQFCINFVNEKLQQIFIELTLKAEQEEYVQEGIKWTQIQYFNNKVVCDLIENKLNPPGIMSVLDDVCATMHATGEGADQTLLQKLQAAVGTHEHFNSWSSGFVIHHYAGKVSYDVSGFCERNRDVLFTDLIELMQSSEFGFIRMLFPEKLDSDKKGRPTTAGSKIKKQANDLVTTLMKCTPHYIRCIKPNETKKPRDWEESRVKHQVEYLGLKENIRVRRAGFAYRRLFHKFLQRYAILTPETWPSWRGDERQGVQHLLCSVNMDPDQYQMGRSKVFVKNPESLFLLEEMRERKFDGFARVIQKAWRRHVAVRKYEQMREEASSILYNFKERRRNSINRNFVGDYLGMEERPELRQFLTKRERIDFADSITKYDRRFKPIKRDFILTPKCFYLIGREKVKKGPGKGEIREVLKKKVELQAVSGVSLSTRQDDFFILHENDADNFLESIFKTELISLLCKRYEELTRTKLRLCFKDTLQFRVKKEGWGGGGTRNVTFIRGQGDVATLKAGGKTLTVSIGDGLPRNAKPTRKAMTQGRGGSRCPAPFRRAPSAPRGTCSNGTPQFPQGGGRTQRDTYTTPQKHSRGPPAAALPPLRAGQHPRARPPSEQNMDFLNVPDQGVAGMQRRRSLSQRPPPAGRPKPQPKVVAPRCRALYQYIGQDVDELSFNVGDIIDILLEDISGWWKGRLHGKEGLFPGNYVQKI; this is encoded by the exons aTG ggcaGCAAGGAGCGATTCCATTGGCAGAGCCACAATGTCAAGCAGAGTGGTGTGGATGACATGGTCCTGCTCTCCAAGATCTCCGAGGAGGCCATTGTGGAGAACCTCAAGAAACGTTTTATGGATGATTATATCTTT ACCTACATCGGGCCGGTGCTGATCTCTGTCAACCCCTTCAAGCAGATGCCGTACTTCACCGACCGGGAGATCGAGCTGTACCAGGGAGCG GCTCAGTATGAAAATCCCCCCCACATCTACGCCCTGGCTGACAACATGTACCGCAACATGCTGATCGACGGGGAGAACCAGTGTGTCATCATCAG TGGAGAAAGTGGGGCCGGGAAAACAGTGGCAGCAAAATACATCATGGGCTACATCTCCAAAGTGTCCGGGGGTGGTGAGAAAGTACAG CACGTGAAGGACATCATTCTGCAGTCCAACCCACTGCTGGAAGCTTTTGGAAATGCCAAAACCGTCCGGAACAACAACTCCAGCCGCTTC gggaagtaCTTTGAGATCCAGTTCAGCCGGGGCGGTGAACCCGACGGGGGGAAGATCTCCAACTTTCTGCTGGAGAAGTCGAGGGTGGTGAGCCAGAACGAGTGCGAGAGGAATTTCCATATCTACTACCAG ctcatcgaaggggctgagcagaggcagAACTTGGGCATCATGAGCCCCGATTATTACTACTACCTGAACCAGTCAGACACCTACCAGGTGGAAGGCACGGATGACCGCAGCGACTTCCATGAGACCATG AACGCCATGCAGGTCATCGGCATCCGGGGTGAGGACcagcagctggtgctgcagaTCGTGGCAGGgatcctgcacctggggaaCATCAGCTTTCGGGAGGAGGGCAACTACGCTCGGGTGGAAAATGCTGACT ccttGGCCTTCCCTGCCTACCTGCTGGGGATCGCCCAGGACCGCCTCAACGAGAAGGTGACCAGCAGGAAAATGGACAGCAGGTGGGGCGGCCGCTCCGAGTCCATCACCGTCACCCTCAACGTGGAGCAGGCAGCTTACACCCGGGACGCCCTGGCCAAGGGGCTCTACACTCGTGTCTTTGACTTTCTGGTGGAG TCCATCAACCGGGCCATTCAGAAGCCACACCAGGAGTTCAACATCGGGGTGCTGGACATCTACGGCTTCGAAATATTCCAG aaaaatggcTTTGAGCAATTCTGCATTAACTTCGTGAACGAGAAGCTGCAGCAGATCTTCATAGAGCTGACCCTGAAGGCAGAGCAG GAGGAATACGTGCAGGAGGGGATCAAGTGGACCCAAATCCAGTACTTCAACAACAAAGTGGTTTGTGACCTGATAGAGAACAAGCTG AACCCCCCCGGGATCATGAGCGTCCTGGATGATGTCTGTGCCACCATGCACGCCACGGGAGAGGGAGCAGATCAGACcctgctgcagaagctgcaggCGGCCGTGGGCACCCACGAGCACTTCAACAGCTGGAGTTCAGGCTTCGTCATCCATCACTACGCAGGCAAG GTCTCCTACGACGTGAGCGGCTTCTGTGAGCGCAACCGCGACGTGCTCTTCACCGACCTGATCGAGCTGATGCAGAGCAGTGAATT TGGTTTCATCCGGATGCTTTTCCCAGAAAAACTGGATTCTGACAAAAAAGGACGACCTACCACCGCTGGCTCCAAAATCAAG AAACAGGCCAACGATCTGGTGACCACACTCATGAAGTGCACCCCCCACTACATCCGCTGCATCAAGCCCAACGAGACCAAGAAACCCCGGGACTGGGAGGAGAGCAG GGTGAAGCACCAAGTTGAGTACCTGGGGCTGAAGGAGAACATCCGAGTGCGCCGGGCAGGGTTCGCCTACCGCCGCCTCTTCCACAAATTCCTGCAGCG TTATGCCATCCTCACCCCAGAGACGTGGCCGTCCTGGCGGGGGGACGAGAGGCAAGGGGTGCAGCACTTGCTGTGTTCGGTCAACATGGACCCAGACCAGTACCAGATGGGTCGGAGCAAGGTGTTTGTCAAGAACCCCGAATCG cttttcCTCTTGGAAGAGATGCGGGAGCGGAAATTCGACGGCTTTGCCCGGGTGATCCAGAAGGCGTGGCGGCGGCACGTGGCTGTCCGAAAATATGAGCAGATGAGAGAGGAGG CCTCCAGCATCCTCTACAACTTCAAAGAGCGGCGAAGGAACAGCATCAACAGGAATTTTGTGGGTGATTACCTGGGCATGGAGGAGCGGCCGGAGCTCCGCCAGTTCCTCACCAAGCGGGAAAGGATCGACTTTGCTGACTCCATCACCAAGTATGACCGGAGGTTCAAG CCCATCAAGAGGGACTTCATCCTCACCCCCAAGTGCTTCTACCTGATTGGGCGGGAGAAAGTGAAGAAAGGTCCTGGGAAGGGGGAGATCAGGGAGGTTCTCAAGAAGAAGGTGGAGCTGCAGGCCGTGAGCGGTGTCTCACTAAG caccaggcaggatGATTTCTTCATCCTCCATGAGAATGATGCTGATAATTTCTTGGAGTCCATCTTCAAGACGGAGCTGATCAGCCTCCTGTGCAAGCGCTACGAGGAGCTGACCCGCACCAAGCTGCGCCTCTGCTTCAAGGACAC ACTACAATTTCGGGTGAAGAAGGAGGGCTGGGGCGGCGGTGGCACCCGCAACGTCACCTTCATCAGGGGACAGGGAGACGTGGCCACCCTCAAAGCTGGAGGCAAAACCCTTACGGTCAGCATTGGGGATGGGCTCCCCAGGAATGCCA AGCCCACGAGGAAGGCGATGACACAGggcagaggtggcagcaggTGTCCAGCACCCTTCCGAAGGGCCCCATCAGCACCCAGAG GCACTTGCAGCAATGGGACACCCCAGTTCCCACAGGGTGGGGGCCGGACTCAACGGGACACCTACACCACACCCCAAAAGCATTCTCGGGggcccccagcagcagcacttccacCCCTCAGAGCTGGACAACATCCCCGGGCACGGCCCCCGTCCGAGCAGAACATGGATTTCCTCAATGTGCCTGACCAGGGGGTGGCCGG CATGCAGCGCCGGCGCAGCCTGAGCCAGCGGCCACCCCCAGCCGGGCGCCCCAAGCCACAGCCCAAGGTGGTGGCACCGCGGTGCCGGGCGCTCTACCAGTACATCGGGCAGGACGTGGATGAGCTCAGCTTCAACGTAGGGGACATCATTGACATCCTGCTGGAAG ATATTTCTGGCTGGTGGAAAGGCCGGCTGCACGGCAAGGAAGGGCTTTTTCCTGGGAATTACGTGCAGAAGATCTAA
- the MYO1F gene encoding unconventional myosin-If isoform X2, with product MVLLSKISEEAIVENLKKRFMDDYIFTYIGPVLISVNPFKQMPYFTDREIELYQGAAQYENPPHIYALADNMYRNMLIDGENQCVIISGESGAGKTVAAKYIMGYISKVSGGGEKVQHVKDIILQSNPLLEAFGNAKTVRNNNSSRFGKYFEIQFSRGGEPDGGKISNFLLEKSRVVSQNECERNFHIYYQLIEGAEQRQNLGIMSPDYYYYLNQSDTYQVEGTDDRSDFHETMNAMQVIGIRGEDQQLVLQIVAGILHLGNISFREEGNYARVENADSLAFPAYLLGIAQDRLNEKVTSRKMDSRWGGRSESITVTLNVEQAAYTRDALAKGLYTRVFDFLVESINRAIQKPHQEFNIGVLDIYGFEIFQKNGFEQFCINFVNEKLQQIFIELTLKAEQEEYVQEGIKWTQIQYFNNKVVCDLIENKLNPPGIMSVLDDVCATMHATGEGADQTLLQKLQAAVGTHEHFNSWSSGFVIHHYAGKVSYDVSGFCERNRDVLFTDLIELMQSSEFGFIRMLFPEKLDSDKKGRPTTAGSKIKKQANDLVTTLMKCTPHYIRCIKPNETKKPRDWEESRVKHQVEYLGLKENIRVRRAGFAYRRLFHKFLQRYAILTPETWPSWRGDERQGVQHLLCSVNMDPDQYQMGRSKVFVKNPESLFLLEEMRERKFDGFARVIQKAWRRHVAVRKYEQMREEASSILYNFKERRRNSINRNFVGDYLGMEERPELRQFLTKRERIDFADSITKYDRRFKPIKRDFILTPKCFYLIGREKVKKGPGKGEIREVLKKKVELQAVSGVSLSTRQDDFFILHENDADNFLESIFKTELISLLCKRYEELTRTKLRLCFKDTLQFRVKKEGWGGGGTRNVTFIRGQGDVATLKAGGKTLTVSIGDGLPRNAKPTRKAMTQGRGGSRCPAPFRRAPSAPRGTCSNGTPQFPQGGGRTQRDTYTTPQKHSRGPPAAALPPLRAGQHPRARPPSEQNMDFLNVPDQGVAGMQRRRSLSQRPPPAGRPKPQPKVVAPRCRALYQYIGQDVDELSFNVGDIIDILLEDISGWWKGRLHGKEGLFPGNYVQKI from the exons ATGGTCCTGCTCTCCAAGATCTCCGAGGAGGCCATTGTGGAGAACCTCAAGAAACGTTTTATGGATGATTATATCTTT ACCTACATCGGGCCGGTGCTGATCTCTGTCAACCCCTTCAAGCAGATGCCGTACTTCACCGACCGGGAGATCGAGCTGTACCAGGGAGCG GCTCAGTATGAAAATCCCCCCCACATCTACGCCCTGGCTGACAACATGTACCGCAACATGCTGATCGACGGGGAGAACCAGTGTGTCATCATCAG TGGAGAAAGTGGGGCCGGGAAAACAGTGGCAGCAAAATACATCATGGGCTACATCTCCAAAGTGTCCGGGGGTGGTGAGAAAGTACAG CACGTGAAGGACATCATTCTGCAGTCCAACCCACTGCTGGAAGCTTTTGGAAATGCCAAAACCGTCCGGAACAACAACTCCAGCCGCTTC gggaagtaCTTTGAGATCCAGTTCAGCCGGGGCGGTGAACCCGACGGGGGGAAGATCTCCAACTTTCTGCTGGAGAAGTCGAGGGTGGTGAGCCAGAACGAGTGCGAGAGGAATTTCCATATCTACTACCAG ctcatcgaaggggctgagcagaggcagAACTTGGGCATCATGAGCCCCGATTATTACTACTACCTGAACCAGTCAGACACCTACCAGGTGGAAGGCACGGATGACCGCAGCGACTTCCATGAGACCATG AACGCCATGCAGGTCATCGGCATCCGGGGTGAGGACcagcagctggtgctgcagaTCGTGGCAGGgatcctgcacctggggaaCATCAGCTTTCGGGAGGAGGGCAACTACGCTCGGGTGGAAAATGCTGACT ccttGGCCTTCCCTGCCTACCTGCTGGGGATCGCCCAGGACCGCCTCAACGAGAAGGTGACCAGCAGGAAAATGGACAGCAGGTGGGGCGGCCGCTCCGAGTCCATCACCGTCACCCTCAACGTGGAGCAGGCAGCTTACACCCGGGACGCCCTGGCCAAGGGGCTCTACACTCGTGTCTTTGACTTTCTGGTGGAG TCCATCAACCGGGCCATTCAGAAGCCACACCAGGAGTTCAACATCGGGGTGCTGGACATCTACGGCTTCGAAATATTCCAG aaaaatggcTTTGAGCAATTCTGCATTAACTTCGTGAACGAGAAGCTGCAGCAGATCTTCATAGAGCTGACCCTGAAGGCAGAGCAG GAGGAATACGTGCAGGAGGGGATCAAGTGGACCCAAATCCAGTACTTCAACAACAAAGTGGTTTGTGACCTGATAGAGAACAAGCTG AACCCCCCCGGGATCATGAGCGTCCTGGATGATGTCTGTGCCACCATGCACGCCACGGGAGAGGGAGCAGATCAGACcctgctgcagaagctgcaggCGGCCGTGGGCACCCACGAGCACTTCAACAGCTGGAGTTCAGGCTTCGTCATCCATCACTACGCAGGCAAG GTCTCCTACGACGTGAGCGGCTTCTGTGAGCGCAACCGCGACGTGCTCTTCACCGACCTGATCGAGCTGATGCAGAGCAGTGAATT TGGTTTCATCCGGATGCTTTTCCCAGAAAAACTGGATTCTGACAAAAAAGGACGACCTACCACCGCTGGCTCCAAAATCAAG AAACAGGCCAACGATCTGGTGACCACACTCATGAAGTGCACCCCCCACTACATCCGCTGCATCAAGCCCAACGAGACCAAGAAACCCCGGGACTGGGAGGAGAGCAG GGTGAAGCACCAAGTTGAGTACCTGGGGCTGAAGGAGAACATCCGAGTGCGCCGGGCAGGGTTCGCCTACCGCCGCCTCTTCCACAAATTCCTGCAGCG TTATGCCATCCTCACCCCAGAGACGTGGCCGTCCTGGCGGGGGGACGAGAGGCAAGGGGTGCAGCACTTGCTGTGTTCGGTCAACATGGACCCAGACCAGTACCAGATGGGTCGGAGCAAGGTGTTTGTCAAGAACCCCGAATCG cttttcCTCTTGGAAGAGATGCGGGAGCGGAAATTCGACGGCTTTGCCCGGGTGATCCAGAAGGCGTGGCGGCGGCACGTGGCTGTCCGAAAATATGAGCAGATGAGAGAGGAGG CCTCCAGCATCCTCTACAACTTCAAAGAGCGGCGAAGGAACAGCATCAACAGGAATTTTGTGGGTGATTACCTGGGCATGGAGGAGCGGCCGGAGCTCCGCCAGTTCCTCACCAAGCGGGAAAGGATCGACTTTGCTGACTCCATCACCAAGTATGACCGGAGGTTCAAG CCCATCAAGAGGGACTTCATCCTCACCCCCAAGTGCTTCTACCTGATTGGGCGGGAGAAAGTGAAGAAAGGTCCTGGGAAGGGGGAGATCAGGGAGGTTCTCAAGAAGAAGGTGGAGCTGCAGGCCGTGAGCGGTGTCTCACTAAG caccaggcaggatGATTTCTTCATCCTCCATGAGAATGATGCTGATAATTTCTTGGAGTCCATCTTCAAGACGGAGCTGATCAGCCTCCTGTGCAAGCGCTACGAGGAGCTGACCCGCACCAAGCTGCGCCTCTGCTTCAAGGACAC ACTACAATTTCGGGTGAAGAAGGAGGGCTGGGGCGGCGGTGGCACCCGCAACGTCACCTTCATCAGGGGACAGGGAGACGTGGCCACCCTCAAAGCTGGAGGCAAAACCCTTACGGTCAGCATTGGGGATGGGCTCCCCAGGAATGCCA AGCCCACGAGGAAGGCGATGACACAGggcagaggtggcagcaggTGTCCAGCACCCTTCCGAAGGGCCCCATCAGCACCCAGAG GCACTTGCAGCAATGGGACACCCCAGTTCCCACAGGGTGGGGGCCGGACTCAACGGGACACCTACACCACACCCCAAAAGCATTCTCGGGggcccccagcagcagcacttccacCCCTCAGAGCTGGACAACATCCCCGGGCACGGCCCCCGTCCGAGCAGAACATGGATTTCCTCAATGTGCCTGACCAGGGGGTGGCCGG CATGCAGCGCCGGCGCAGCCTGAGCCAGCGGCCACCCCCAGCCGGGCGCCCCAAGCCACAGCCCAAGGTGGTGGCACCGCGGTGCCGGGCGCTCTACCAGTACATCGGGCAGGACGTGGATGAGCTCAGCTTCAACGTAGGGGACATCATTGACATCCTGCTGGAAG ATATTTCTGGCTGGTGGAAAGGCCGGCTGCACGGCAAGGAAGGGCTTTTTCCTGGGAATTACGTGCAGAAGATCTAA